The window TGAGCGCGGCCAGGCCGAGCGTGGTGAGGCGGTGCGGCCACGCGGTGTCGCCGGTCAGCCAGCTCAGCGCCGTGGACACCACCAGCAGCAGGTACGGCACGGCCGCGAGCAGGCGCTCAAGGCGCCGCTCCCACCGGTCGAGCCGCGTGTCCGCCGCCGTCCTCGTCACGTCCTACTCCCAACGGAAGAATCTGGCCGCCGCCAGGCTGATGACCAGCGCGTACGCGGCCAGCACGGCCATCAGCACGGGGCTGGGGAAGCCGCCCGCCCAGACCTCCTGGAGCGCCTGCCGGAAGGCGCCCAGAGGAGTGTATTCCCCCACGTTCTTCAACACAGCGGGCATCAGATGCGTCGGCTGGATGAGCCCGGCGAGGTAGGCCATGGGGAAGTAGAGCAGCACGCCGATCCCGTTGGCGGCCCGGCCGTTCGGCGCGAGGGCCGCGATCAGCAGCCCGATCGCGAACATCGCGGCCGTGCCGAGCAGGAACGCCACCGTGAGCGCCAGGGCGCCCGAGGGCACGTGGGCGCGCAGGACGGTGCCCGCGACGGCGACCAGCAGTCCGCAGGCGGTCAGCGCCAGCACGAGCTGGAGCGCGAGCTGCACCGTCAGCAGGCTCGCCGGCCGCACCGGGGTGGTGGACAGCCGCCGCAGGATGCCCCGCTCACGGTAGGTGGCCAGGGTGGTGGGGAGCTGGTAGAGGCCGACCAGGCCCACGGCGATGGCCAGGGACATCGGCAGCAGCACCGTGTCGCCGGGCGTGATCGAGCTGCCGAACACGACGAGGATGAACAGCGGGATGAGGATCGTGAACATCGCGCCGGGCTCGCGCGCCAGCAGCTTCAGCTCGACGGTGGTGAGTTTGGCGAGGGCGCTCATGAGGGGTCTCCGAAGGGGCGGCCGGTCAGGGCGATGAAGGCGTCGTCGAGCGTCCGCCTGCCGATGCGCAGGTCGGCGACGAGAAGCTGGTGGCGGGCCAGGGCGGCGGTGACGGCCGTGGCGAAGTCGCCCCGCCCGGTGACGACCACCTGGTCGCCGGTACGGGTCACACCGGACACGCCCGGCAGGTCGCCCAGCAGGGCGGCCGGGTCGACGGCGTCGGTCATGAGGGTGAAGCGCATCTGGTGTTCGGCGTCCACCCCGTCGATCAGGCCGGTCGGGGTGTCGATGGCGACGACCCTGCCGCGGTCGAACACCGCGACCCGGTCGCACAGCTCCTCCACCTCGTCCATGAAGTGACTGACCAGGACGACGGTGACGCCGCTGTCGCGCACCTGCTTGATGACCTCCCAGGTGGCGCGGCGGGCCTGCGGGTCGAGGCCCGTCGTCAGCTCGTCGAGGAAGGCTACCTTCGGGCCGCCGACCAGCGCGAGGGCGATGAACAACCGCTGCTTCTGGCCGCCCGACAGCTTGCCGAAGCGGGCGTTGCGCTTGTCGGCCAGGCCCCACTGCTCCAGCAGCTCGCGCCAGTCGCGCGGGCGGGCGTAGAAGGAGGCGTACAGGTCGAGCGCCTCCCAGACCTTGATGTTCTCGGGGAGCTGCGTGTGCTGGAGCTGCACGCCGATCACCTCGCGCAGCCGGCGGCCGTCCCGCACGGGGTCGAGCCCGAGCACCCGGACCGATCCGCCGTCGGGCCGCCGCAGGCCCTCCACGCACTCCACGGTGGTGGTCTTGCCGGTGCCGTTCGGGCCGAGGATGCCGAAGATCTCGCCGTCCTCCACGGAGAACGACACCCCGTCCAGGACCGTCTGTCCCGCGTACCTCTTCGTCAGGCCGGTGACGTCGATGACTGCCATGGATCAAGCATCCGGCGCGGACCCGCGCGGCGAATCGACCCACCGGCCGGAGTTCGGTGGGTGGGCGGCTGAACCGGGAATCCACCGATCGGTGGATGGCGCGGCGCCGGCGATTGGTGAGAAGTTGGTCGAAACCTGTCCATCAACTGATTGAGCGACCCCGCGGTCGGACCTAGGGTCGGCCGCGTGAGTTCACGGGAGAGCGGCCAGCGGGAGATGATCCTCGAGGTCGCCACCAGGTTGTTCGCCGCGCTCGGCTACGACGGCACGTCCACCCGTCAGATCGCCGAGGCCGTCGGGCTGAACGTCGCCACGGTCAGCTACCACGTAGGCAGCAAGCGCGAGCTGTACCTGGCGGTCATGGAGCGGGCATTTCGTGGCTTCGCCGACGAGATGGAGGACGCCACGCGGGAGCTGACGGCCGCTCCCGGCGAGGCGAAGGTGGTGGCGCTGCACCGGCTCCTCGACCGCTACATCGACTTCTGCGCCGAGCACCCCGAGTTTCCGGCCCTGTGGATGCATCGCTGGCTCGCCGACGCCACCGACGTGGCGGGGCTGGAACCGGTGTACGTCCAGCCGCTCGCCCAGTCCGTCATCGACTCCATCGCGCCACTGAACGTGGGTGACGCCGATATGGACTTCACGGTCATCTCGATGATCTGGTGCATCCACAGCTTCGTGCAGAGCGGAGTGTACGACAAGTCGGGCGAGCGTCAGGGCCCCGAGAACCCTCGCGCGCTGGCGCGGTTCCGCGCCCACATGCACACGATGATCCACCGGACGCTCGGTCTGCCCGGGGAGCCTCCCCGGGTCTAGAAGATGCGGTACGTGCGGCCGCAGTTGTCGGACTTGCCCGCCCAGCAGGTGTACGTGTAGATCTTCTTGATCCCGCGCCCGCTCCAGGTGCCGACGACCTTGCCGTCCCACGACTTGTTGAACGTGTGCCAGGCGCCGTTCTGGTAGTACCTGAACCACACCCAGCCCTTCTTGCCGCCCGCCTTGTCCACGCCGTACCACTTCGTGTGGACCTTGCCGCCGCTCTTCCACGTCCGGCCGAACGTGTAGGCCTTGTGGTCGCTGGAGAAGAACTTGCCCCAGGTGACGACCTGCTGGGACGCGGTCGTGGTGGCCGTCGTGGTGGTGGCCGCCTGGGCGGCGGGGGTGAGGGCGAGACCGGTGACGGCCATGGAGCCGGCCAGGGTCGCGATGGCCAGGGTCTTGCGCATGGGTTCCTCCTCGGGTGCTGCCGGTTTCGTCCGGCAGCACGGACATTACGGAGCCCCCGGAGGATCATCTGTGTAGGAATCCACACAGCAAGGGTGACCAGCGCCACACAACCCGATACCGGGATTCGGCGTCCTAAAAGGGTCACTTACGGATCTCTCACATGAGACCATGACCACGGTTGGCGATCATGCCAACACGCTGTCATGACCTCAGGTCAGGCTGTGAGGCCTGGCCGCCCCGAGAAGGATGGAACGCATTGCGTAAGCACGCCAAGGCTCTTGCCGTGGCCGCGCTCTTCGGAGCCGGCACGATTCTGGCCCACCCCG is drawn from Nonomuraea muscovyensis and contains these coding sequences:
- a CDS encoding ABC transporter permease encodes the protein MSALAKLTTVELKLLAREPGAMFTILIPLFILVVFGSSITPGDTVLLPMSLAIAVGLVGLYQLPTTLATYRERGILRRLSTTPVRPASLLTVQLALQLVLALTACGLLVAVAGTVLRAHVPSGALALTVAFLLGTAAMFAIGLLIAALAPNGRAANGIGVLLYFPMAYLAGLIQPTHLMPAVLKNVGEYTPLGAFRQALQEVWAGGFPSPVLMAVLAAYALVISLAAARFFRWE
- a CDS encoding ABC transporter ATP-binding protein, which translates into the protein MAVIDVTGLTKRYAGQTVLDGVSFSVEDGEIFGILGPNGTGKTTTVECVEGLRRPDGGSVRVLGLDPVRDGRRLREVIGVQLQHTQLPENIKVWEALDLYASFYARPRDWRELLEQWGLADKRNARFGKLSGGQKQRLFIALALVGGPKVAFLDELTTGLDPQARRATWEVIKQVRDSGVTVVLVSHFMDEVEELCDRVAVFDRGRVVAIDTPTGLIDGVDAEHQMRFTLMTDAVDPAALLGDLPGVSGVTRTGDQVVVTGRGDFATAVTAALARHQLLVADLRIGRRTLDDAFIALTGRPFGDPS
- a CDS encoding TetR/AcrR family transcriptional regulator, with amino-acid sequence MSSRESGQREMILEVATRLFAALGYDGTSTRQIAEAVGLNVATVSYHVGSKRELYLAVMERAFRGFADEMEDATRELTAAPGEAKVVALHRLLDRYIDFCAEHPEFPALWMHRWLADATDVAGLEPVYVQPLAQSVIDSIAPLNVGDADMDFTVISMIWCIHSFVQSGVYDKSGERQGPENPRALARFRAHMHTMIHRTLGLPGEPPRV